The Synechocystis sp. PCC 7509 genome includes a window with the following:
- the coaE gene encoding dephospho-CoA kinase (Dephospho-CoA kinase (CoaE) performs the final step in coenzyme A biosynthesis.), translating to MNSKNNRRLIGLTGGISTGKSTVSKYLETKYKLQILDADIYARDAVKIGSPAIKAIASRYGESILLADGSLNRQQLGSILFKDASERQWLEKQIHPYVRNAFEKEIDNSNPDIVIVVPLLFEAGMTDLVTEIWVVYCNPHQQLARLMERESLTPEAAQSRINSQMPLKEKCDRADLILDNSSSLESLFKQVDIAMLNPPPLPRQ from the coding sequence ATGAACAGTAAAAATAATCGCCGTTTAATTGGCTTAACTGGGGGCATTAGCACGGGTAAAAGCACCGTCAGTAAGTATTTAGAGACAAAGTACAAATTACAGATTTTGGATGCGGATATATACGCTAGAGACGCGGTTAAAATTGGCTCTCCGGCAATAAAGGCGATCGCCTCTCGTTATGGTGAAAGTATATTGTTAGCCGATGGTAGTTTAAATCGGCAGCAGTTGGGAAGTATTCTTTTCAAAGATGCTTCCGAGCGTCAGTGGTTGGAAAAACAAATTCATCCTTACGTGCGTAATGCTTTTGAAAAGGAAATCGATAATTCTAACCCAGACATTGTAATCGTTGTACCGTTACTCTTTGAGGCGGGGATGACCGATTTGGTTACAGAAATTTGGGTAGTGTATTGCAACCCCCATCAACAACTAGCAAGATTAATGGAGCGCGAAAGTTTAACGCCAGAAGCCGCTCAATCTAGGATTAACAGCCAAATGCCCCTAAAGGAAAAATGCGATCGCGCTGACCTAATTTTAGACAACTCCTCTAGCCTCGAATCTCTATTTAAGCAAGTAGACATAGCAATGCTTAATCCTCCTCCGCTTCCCCGCCAATGA
- a CDS encoding transposase, whose product MTATPVKNNQPGRPRKRVKVLAADKGYDSKDLRKALRKRGIRPQLPKRTRKTKKNRGRPIKISVPRFQIERCFAWFQRKYRRLVVRWERISACFNAFVTLATIHIWINRILLVG is encoded by the coding sequence TTGACCGCAACGCCAGTCAAAAATAATCAACCTGGTAGACCCCGTAAACGAGTCAAAGTGCTGGCGGCGGACAAAGGCTATGATTCAAAAGATTTGAGAAAGGCTTTGCGTAAGCGTGGTATTAGACCACAGTTGCCAAAACGAACTCGCAAAACAAAGAAAAATCGGGGTAGACCAATTAAAATCTCAGTCCCTCGCTTTCAAATCGAGCGTTGTTTCGCATGGTTTCAACGGAAATACCGTAGGCTCGTTGTTCGATGGGAGAGAATCTCTGCCTGTTTCAATGCCTTTGTTACTCTTGCAACAATTCACATCTGGATTAACAGAATTCTGTTAGTGGGATAG
- the thrC gene encoding threonine synthase: MTTLSLPLTSSPQSWSGLIETYRPYLPVTDKTPVITLLEGNTPLIPLPALQDRIGRQVRVWAKYDGLNPTGSFKDRGMTMAISKAKEAGATAVICASTGNTSAAAAAYAKRGGMRAFVLIPEGYVALGKLAQALLYGAEVLAIKGNFDRALEIVRDMATNYPVTLVNSVNPYRLEGQKTAAFEVVEVLGDAPDWLCIPVGNAGNITAYWMGFCEYHSVGKSTRLPRMMGFQAAGASPLITGKPVANPDTLATAIRIGNPANWQKAIAVKEASQGEFNAVTDEEILDAYRLLASEEGIFCEPASAASVAGLLKVKGKIPTGAKVVCVLTGNGLKDPDTAIKHSQNSFQQGIEPEIHTVAKAMGF; this comes from the coding sequence ATGACGACTTTGAGCCTGCCCCTAACATCTTCTCCTCAATCCTGGTCTGGACTGATTGAAACTTACCGTCCATACCTACCCGTAACCGATAAAACCCCTGTTATTACCTTATTAGAAGGAAACACGCCCTTAATTCCCCTTCCCGCCCTCCAAGATCGCATCGGTAGACAGGTGCGAGTTTGGGCAAAGTATGATGGTTTGAACCCGACCGGAAGCTTCAAAGATCGGGGCATGACTATGGCAATTTCCAAAGCAAAAGAAGCTGGAGCCACTGCCGTAATTTGTGCGAGTACCGGAAACACCTCCGCCGCCGCCGCCGCCTATGCCAAACGAGGGGGAATGCGGGCTTTTGTGCTGATTCCTGAAGGTTATGTTGCTTTGGGGAAGTTGGCGCAAGCATTGCTATACGGAGCAGAAGTATTGGCAATTAAAGGAAACTTTGATCGAGCGCTAGAAATAGTCCGAGATATGGCAACCAATTACCCGGTAACGCTAGTAAATTCGGTTAATCCTTACCGCTTGGAAGGGCAAAAAACCGCCGCTTTTGAGGTGGTGGAAGTTCTAGGGGATGCTCCCGATTGGCTGTGTATTCCGGTGGGAAATGCCGGAAATATTACTGCCTACTGGATGGGATTTTGTGAATATCATTCAGTGGGAAAATCTACTCGCTTACCTCGTATGATGGGCTTTCAAGCGGCGGGCGCATCGCCATTAATTACCGGAAAACCTGTAGCAAATCCCGATACCTTAGCCACAGCAATTAGAATTGGTAATCCCGCTAATTGGCAAAAAGCGATCGCAGTTAAGGAAGCAAGTCAAGGAGAATTTAACGCAGTTACAGACGAGGAGATTTTAGACGCTTACAGGTTATTGGCTTCGGAAGAAGGCATATTTTGCGAACCCGCCAGCGCCGCATCGGTAGCAGGATTGTTGAAGGTTAAGGGCAAAATTCCTACCGGAGCAAAGGTTGTCTGCGTGTTGACGGGAAATGGCTTAAAAGATCCCGATACAGCAATTAAACACAGTCAAAACTCTTTTCAGCAAGGGATTGAGCCAGAAATTCACACCGTTGCTAAAGCGATGGGATTTTAG
- a CDS encoding CGLD27 family protein, producing the protein MIESSPYICPVPTEQQPLNEYEELKAAGFFKTCTLSWQQYITKLVWIWGLSWIIAGPVAAASFAPHKQIIQFILCGSAGASVGVLLVLVRMYLGWSYIKSRLTTTTIFYEESGWYDGQTWTKPEEVKSRDLLIATYQIQPILQRIAQSFISLVLLLLVGTVVWNFL; encoded by the coding sequence ATGATTGAGTCTTCGCCTTATATTTGCCCTGTACCTACCGAACAACAGCCATTAAATGAGTACGAGGAATTGAAAGCGGCAGGTTTTTTTAAAACTTGTACTCTAAGTTGGCAGCAGTATATTACAAAACTTGTTTGGATTTGGGGTCTGTCATGGATAATCGCCGGCCCAGTGGCGGCGGCTAGCTTTGCCCCTCACAAACAGATAATACAATTTATTCTGTGCGGTAGTGCGGGGGCAAGCGTAGGCGTATTGCTTGTATTGGTGCGAATGTATTTGGGATGGTCGTATATAAAAAGTCGCCTTACCACCACCACAATATTTTATGAAGAATCCGGCTGGTACGATGGGCAAACTTGGACTAAACCAGAAGAAGTTAAATCCCGTGACTTATTAATTGCCACTTACCAAATTCAGCCAATTTTACAAAGAATCGCGCAAAGTTTTATAAGTTTAGTCTTATTGCTATTGGTTGGAACTGTAGTTTGGAATTTTTTATAA
- a CDS encoding 7-carboxy-7-deazaguanine synthase QueE, which produces MSNKTARLIEVFSAIQGEGLNVGTRQIFIRFAICDLRCNYCDSAHTWVAPSEYRIEAHPGLRDFEVYSNPVQLTTLLEFVKRQNVPLLHDSISLTGGEPLLHAPFLKEFLPEVRSLTNLPIYLETGGHRPEQLLTILPYLDAVGMDLKLPSVSGESHWQSHAQFLQYCYDSQTEVFVKIIISSQTQVEELEKAANLVVEVNPEIIIYLQPVTPLEVSKKQMFAPTPEQVLSWQALMKKLIKQVRVVPQTHKMLQQL; this is translated from the coding sequence ATGAGTAATAAAACAGCTAGACTAATCGAAGTTTTTTCCGCTATTCAAGGGGAAGGACTAAATGTTGGTACTCGTCAGATATTTATCAGGTTCGCAATTTGTGATTTGCGATGCAATTACTGCGATAGCGCCCATACTTGGGTAGCACCTTCAGAGTATCGAATAGAGGCGCATCCTGGATTGCGAGACTTTGAAGTATATTCCAATCCTGTACAACTAACGACTTTGCTAGAGTTTGTTAAACGGCAAAATGTTCCACTATTGCACGATAGCATTAGTTTGACTGGGGGCGAACCACTTTTACACGCACCGTTTTTGAAAGAGTTTCTACCAGAAGTGCGAAGCCTAACTAATTTACCAATTTACTTAGAAACTGGCGGACACCGCCCAGAACAACTATTAACAATCTTGCCTTACTTGGATGCGGTGGGGATGGATTTAAAATTGCCTAGTGTAAGCGGTGAAAGTCATTGGCAATCACACGCCCAATTCTTGCAGTATTGTTATGACTCACAAACTGAGGTGTTTGTCAAGATAATTATTTCAAGTCAAACGCAGGTAGAGGAGTTAGAAAAAGCGGCAAATTTAGTCGTGGAAGTTAACCCAGAAATAATTATATATCTGCAACCAGTAACGCCTTTAGAAGTGAGTAAAAAACAGATGTTTGCGCCAACTCCTGAGCAAGTTTTGAGTTGGCAAGCCTTAATGAAAAAGTTGATAAAGCAAGTCCGGGTTGTACCGCAAACTCATAAGATGTTGCAGCAGCTTTAA
- the cobA gene encoding uroporphyrinogen-III C-methyltransferase, which yields MTEGKVYLVGAGPGNVDYLTVRSHQLLQQAQVLIYDALVDSQLLQLVPPECHKIDVGKRGGKSSTPQIEINQLLVEHCQLGKQVVRLKSGDPFIFGRCTAEITALKAANCNFEVVPGISSALAAPLLLGIPLTDPVLSRCFAVFTAHEPDELDWESLARIDTLVVLMGGQHLAEIVAQLERHGKSLNTPIAIARWVSSPKQRVWTSDLAHIVAQTKEISLTPVVMIIGEVVKLRTYLQPSPLPLAGKTILITRAMGQSSGFSNLLQQQGATVIEMPAIAIVPPTNWEALDRAIANLLEYDWLILTSANAVEYFFERLANQNKDARAIAGVKIAVVGEKTAQSLKQYGLKPDFIPPEFVADAIARHFPESLKAKKVLFPRVESGGREVLVQQLSAKGAEVVEVAAYQSKCPENFDPIALEALQKGAVDVITFASSKTVKYFHQLLTAAGGANLDRVCIASIGPQTSKTCQQLLEKVDIEATEYTLEGLTKAIVYWADEQ from the coding sequence ATGACGGAGGGTAAAGTTTATTTAGTTGGTGCGGGGCCTGGAAATGTTGATTATCTGACAGTGCGATCGCACCAGCTATTGCAACAAGCTCAAGTGCTAATCTACGATGCCTTAGTGGATAGTCAATTGTTGCAACTTGTACCGCCAGAATGTCACAAAATTGATGTCGGTAAACGTGGTGGGAAAAGTAGTACGCCGCAAATAGAGATTAATCAGTTATTGGTAGAGCATTGTCAGCTAGGCAAACAGGTAGTCCGGCTCAAAAGTGGCGATCCATTTATTTTTGGTCGTTGCACTGCCGAAATAACCGCGCTGAAAGCCGCTAATTGCAATTTTGAAGTAGTACCAGGGATATCCTCGGCTTTGGCTGCTCCTTTATTATTAGGCATTCCGCTAACCGATCCGGTTTTGAGTCGCTGTTTTGCGGTATTTACGGCACACGAACCCGACGAATTAGACTGGGAATCCTTGGCACGAATTGATACTTTGGTAGTGTTAATGGGAGGGCAACATTTAGCAGAAATTGTCGCTCAATTAGAACGCCACGGAAAATCGTTGAATACACCAATTGCGATCGCTAGGTGGGTAAGTTCTCCCAAGCAAAGAGTATGGACAAGCGATTTAGCCCATATAGTCGCCCAAACTAAAGAAATTTCTTTAACTCCTGTGGTGATGATTATTGGGGAAGTAGTTAAGTTACGCACCTATCTCCAACCTTCACCGCTTCCCTTAGCTGGAAAAACAATTTTAATCACCCGCGCGATGGGACAATCAAGCGGCTTTAGCAACTTATTACAGCAACAAGGCGCAACGGTAATTGAAATGCCAGCAATAGCAATTGTTCCGCCAACAAATTGGGAAGCTTTAGATCGGGCGATCGCCAATTTGCTAGAATACGATTGGCTGATTCTCACTTCGGCTAATGCTGTGGAGTATTTTTTCGAGCGGTTAGCAAATCAAAATAAAGATGCGCGAGCAATAGCTGGGGTAAAAATTGCTGTAGTTGGCGAAAAAACTGCCCAAAGTTTAAAGCAATACGGTTTAAAACCTGACTTTATCCCACCGGAATTTGTCGCCGATGCGATCGCACGTCATTTCCCAGAATCCCTAAAAGCTAAAAAAGTGCTGTTTCCCAGGGTAGAAAGTGGGGGACGGGAAGTGTTAGTTCAACAATTGAGCGCCAAGGGTGCGGAAGTCGTCGAAGTAGCGGCTTATCAATCAAAGTGTCCAGAAAACTTCGATCCTATTGCGTTAGAAGCCTTGCAAAAGGGCGCGGTAGATGTAATAACCTTTGCTAGTTCAAAAACTGTCAAATACTTTCATCAACTCTTAACGGCGGCTGGAGGGGCTAATTTAGACAGAGTTTGTATTGCGTCTATTGGACCCCAAACTTCAAAAACCTGTCAGCAATTGCTAGAAAAAGTAGATATAGAAGCGACAGAATATACGCTAGAAGGATTAACTAAGGCAATTGTCTACTGGGCAGATGAACAGTAA
- a CDS encoding DUF433 domain-containing protein: protein MVKLYGETDPRNIPTYSFSDAARYLRIPAVTIRSWTVGRRYPTSSGFNFSKPIIAIKELKPSLLSFTNLIEIHILRGIRKHHKIQLDKVRAALDYIDEQFPVPHPLATEKFQTNGVDLFIEKYGSLINASKRGQTELKNVLNAHLQRIELDDSGLAIRLYPFTRSHEEDNPRIVAIDPRIAFGRLVIAGTGISTSVLAERHQAGESINELSYDYDCDSLKIEEAIRCELRAAA from the coding sequence ATGGTCAAACTTTACGGAGAAACTGACCCTAGAAACATCCCCACCTACTCCTTTAGTGATGCTGCCCGTTATTTACGCATTCCAGCAGTCACAATTCGATCTTGGACAGTTGGACGGCGCTATCCAACTTCAAGCGGTTTCAATTTCTCCAAGCCAATAATCGCAATTAAAGAGCTTAAACCAAGTCTTCTTTCCTTTACCAACTTAATTGAAATTCATATTCTTAGAGGAATTCGCAAACACCATAAAATTCAATTAGACAAGGTACGAGCCGCCTTAGATTACATCGATGAGCAATTTCCAGTACCTCACCCTCTAGCTACTGAAAAGTTTCAGACTAATGGCGTTGACCTGTTTATTGAAAAATATGGTTCTCTTATCAACGCTTCTAAGCGCGGACAAACGGAGTTAAAAAATGTTCTTAATGCTCATTTGCAAAGAATTGAGTTAGATGATAGTGGGCTTGCCATTAGACTTTATCCCTTTACTCGCTCTCACGAAGAAGATAATCCTCGCATAGTCGCTATCGATCCCCGAATTGCCTTTGGTCGTCTTGTTATTGCTGGGACAGGAATTTCTACCAGTGTTTTAGCAGAGCGTCATCAAGCAGGAGAGTCAATAAACGAACTGTCTTATGACTACGACTGCGATAGCCTCAAAATTGAGGAAGCTATTCGCTGCGAACTGCGTGCTGCTGCATGA
- the yqeK gene encoding bis(5'-nucleosyl)-tetraphosphatase (symmetrical) YqeK, with the protein MLPLNHSLESSTIDREQVLNWLADNVPPSRIKHILAVEQMAIDLATYYQVDKQKAALAGLLHDLAKYFKPRKLLEIAQIAGLEIDPVSAATPHLLHADVSAIVARDTFKVTDNDVLNAIVNHTLGQPGMNELSCIVFLADTLEPGRGNTPELEHLRKICYQNLDKALFQTCDYSLKFLLETHCLIHPRTIATRNWFLQKAQKKQLATPPTTA; encoded by the coding sequence GTGTTACCTCTCAACCATAGCTTGGAGTCTAGTACCATTGACCGCGAACAAGTTTTAAATTGGTTAGCCGATAACGTTCCCCCGTCACGCATCAAGCATATTTTAGCCGTAGAACAAATGGCTATTGACTTGGCAACTTATTACCAAGTAGATAAACAAAAAGCTGCCCTAGCTGGCTTGCTGCACGACTTGGCTAAATACTTTAAGCCGCGAAAGCTTTTAGAAATAGCTCAAATAGCCGGATTAGAAATCGACCCTGTAAGCGCTGCTACTCCTCACTTACTACACGCAGATGTCAGCGCAATTGTGGCTAGAGATACCTTTAAAGTAACTGATAACGATGTGTTAAATGCGATCGTAAATCATACTTTAGGTCAACCTGGGATGAACGAACTTAGTTGTATTGTATTTTTGGCAGATACCTTAGAACCAGGTCGCGGTAACACTCCAGAATTAGAGCATTTGCGAAAGATTTGTTACCAAAATTTAGATAAAGCGCTATTCCAAACCTGCGACTATTCGCTCAAATTTCTCCTTGAAACTCATTGTTTAATCCATCCCCGAACCATTGCAACTCGTAATTGGTTTTTGCAAAAAGCCCAAAAAAAGCAACTGGCTACACCGCCAACAACTGCATAA
- a CDS encoding transposase, whose amino-acid sequence MAGKFEGLSDLEWKLFEDVMTEKGEKRERGMPHAPFRHVLNTLMYVLITGCRWCDVPKGEIWASKSSAHRWLMRWQTDGTLAQLQARILGIASEKGLINWNYGAVDGSFSPWQRRW is encoded by the coding sequence ATGGCTGGAAAATTTGAGGGATTGAGCGATTTAGAATGGAAACTGTTTGAGGATGTGATGACAGAGAAAGGAGAAAAGCGGGAACGAGGAATGCCCCATGCGCCTTTTCGTCATGTACTGAACACCTTAATGTATGTATTGATTACGGGTTGCCGATGGTGTGATGTGCCGAAGGGAGAAATTTGGGCATCGAAAAGTTCAGCACATCGATGGCTAATGCGTTGGCAAACGGATGGAACGTTGGCACAATTACAAGCACGGATACTAGGAATCGCATCAGAGAAAGGATTAATTAACTGGAACTATGGCGCGGTGGACGGGTCTTTTTCCCCCTGGCAAAGGCGGTGGTGA
- a CDS encoding asparaginase has protein sequence MTRGKRTQAAELEVRLLREGIIESRHQVQAVVCDDRGRVLSVAGNSETATFVRSALKPFQALSVIATGTLERYELSDRDLAIICSSHQGTIEQVRQVFNILWRSDIDASILQCPIPEGKSSRLQYNCSGKHAGMLAVCQQRHWPLNTYLQHNHPVQQLIFGKVAELLKMPAAEFIHAHDDCGAPTYLLQLGQMAALYAQLASGQNLDMERIVRAMTHHPTMVAGTGEFDTELMRLTEGELVSKAGAEGVQCIGRTGEGMGIAIKVMDGAKRAKYAVAIHVLQQMGWIDPSVAEILTESFMTLGKFKRLEVIGELSIL, from the coding sequence ATGACAAGGGGAAAAAGAACACAAGCGGCGGAACTTGAAGTCAGGTTACTGCGCGAAGGCATTATTGAATCAAGGCATCAAGTCCAAGCGGTCGTCTGTGATGACCGGGGAAGGGTTTTGTCAGTAGCAGGAAATTCGGAAACTGCTACTTTTGTGCGTTCAGCGCTCAAACCATTTCAGGCTTTAAGCGTCATAGCAACCGGAACTTTGGAGCGATACGAATTGAGCGATCGCGATTTAGCAATTATTTGTAGTTCCCACCAAGGTACAATCGAGCAGGTGCGCCAAGTCTTTAATATTTTGTGGCGCTCAGATATTGATGCTTCGATTCTGCAATGTCCCATACCCGAAGGTAAAAGCAGCCGCTTACAATACAACTGCTCTGGCAAACACGCCGGAATGCTGGCAGTATGTCAACAACGGCATTGGCCTTTAAATACTTATTTACAGCACAATCATCCGGTACAGCAACTAATTTTTGGTAAAGTTGCCGAGTTACTAAAAATGCCCGCCGCCGAGTTTATTCACGCTCACGATGATTGTGGAGCGCCAACCTATTTGTTGCAGTTGGGGCAAATGGCAGCTTTGTACGCGCAATTGGCTTCGGGGCAAAATTTAGATATGGAGCGAATTGTCCGCGCGATGACTCATCACCCAACAATGGTAGCGGGAACAGGGGAATTTGACACCGAACTGATGCGTTTAACGGAGGGAGAACTTGTCAGTAAAGCTGGAGCCGAGGGAGTGCAGTGTATTGGTAGAACTGGCGAAGGAATGGGAATAGCAATTAAAGTCATGGATGGGGCAAAACGGGCTAAGTACGCTGTTGCTATTCATGTATTACAACAAATGGGCTGGATCGATCCTAGTGTGGCAGAAATTTTGACAGAAAGCTTTATGACTCTGGGAAAATTCAAGCGTTTGGAAGTAATTGGCGAATTATCTATTCTTTAG
- a CDS encoding glycosyltransferase family 39 protein has protein sequence MVTKIKKYHLGILLLLWLVIAIVDILWLKCDRSIPSWDQADYLTGTLNYHQALQNPQWFDSRWWRSFWLLSSKIPPFTYMAAATIQQIFGTGQDQAMLVNVLFNGILIVAVYGLGVELFSVEVGLGAALLCQIFPAFYQLRLDFLLDFPLTAAVTLSYWCLTVWRGRKTQNWWWAAFGVALGVALLVKQTAIFFLLIPIIWVGVETIKSRLWGRLLQLVGALLVSFLVCGAWYRVNWLFVLTTGKRATIDSAIAENDPALNTIGAWTYYWQVLPIQVSWLLLIVPIVGLLMGWRFRKTPQDSFKWLAVFWVGAYFLWSVNVNKDSRYVLPYLPVVALFLAYGLTSWRGRWQKPIRVVTVGLAALLMIFNLFPLGGKWIEVLSPYGQHYADFKTNLPHRQVIAEIRQTEPYLRSTVGVLPSTAQINQHNFNYFGALEHFQVYARQVGTRKNQVRQDGRSIDWFLTKTGDQGSISDTQTLIAKEVETSPELQLQKSWRLPDNSSLQLYHRRLPKVKVEPMGAKIDKVELQVTVPSSAPPGVTIPVTYQWSGDWKKLKSGLVLLNWHQINTNQISWLNDRAIGLGNLYSLIDSDNSFKVTETSAMLPPKNTPPGIYTLTATYLNKDSGESYLLPSLPVSLEINPLSAPTAAPELDLITQLQVLAATLSQGTPALEHLFAEVARINQYDPTQDYLQQIILAMQYRLKSPQKDPHWAYALALAAALKRDVNGAIAAFEQVTNLDSQNPYAYAYLAFVRLYNFQPYLAEKAVLKAISLNSKLPELHALHTIAALMQGKLFPAWDYFQQYKANTANLGSALK, from the coding sequence ATGGTGACTAAGATAAAAAAATATCATCTAGGAATACTTTTGCTTCTTTGGTTAGTGATCGCCATTGTAGATATATTATGGCTGAAATGCGATCGCTCTATCCCTAGTTGGGATCAGGCAGATTACTTAACAGGAACATTAAACTATCACCAAGCCTTACAAAATCCTCAATGGTTCGATAGTCGGTGGTGGCGGAGTTTTTGGCTGCTTTCAAGTAAAATCCCCCCCTTTACTTATATGGCGGCGGCAACTATTCAACAGATTTTTGGTACGGGGCAAGACCAAGCTATGCTTGTCAACGTGCTATTTAATGGCATTCTCATCGTTGCGGTGTATGGGTTAGGAGTGGAGCTATTTTCGGTGGAAGTTGGCTTAGGGGCGGCGCTATTGTGTCAAATATTCCCGGCTTTTTATCAACTGCGATTAGATTTTTTGCTTGATTTTCCGCTAACGGCGGCGGTGACGTTGAGCTATTGGTGTTTGACAGTTTGGCGTGGTAGAAAAACTCAAAATTGGTGGTGGGCTGCTTTTGGGGTTGCTTTGGGTGTGGCGCTGCTAGTAAAACAGACAGCAATATTTTTTTTGCTGATCCCAATAATTTGGGTGGGAGTAGAGACAATTAAAAGCCGCCTTTGGGGTAGATTATTGCAGCTAGTTGGAGCGTTGCTAGTTTCGTTTCTAGTTTGTGGCGCTTGGTATCGAGTCAATTGGCTATTTGTGCTGACCACAGGTAAACGGGCAACAATTGATAGTGCGATCGCCGAAAATGACCCGGCTTTAAATACAATTGGCGCATGGACTTATTACTGGCAAGTTTTACCCATTCAAGTTTCGTGGCTATTGTTAATCGTGCCAATAGTGGGTTTGCTGATGGGATGGCGATTTAGAAAAACCCCCCAAGATAGTTTTAAATGGTTGGCGGTTTTTTGGGTAGGCGCTTATTTTCTGTGGTCAGTAAATGTAAACAAAGATAGTCGCTATGTTTTGCCTTATTTGCCTGTAGTGGCGCTGTTTTTGGCTTATGGATTGACGAGCTGGCGCGGGCGTTGGCAAAAGCCGATTCGTGTGGTTACAGTGGGCTTGGCGGCGCTATTAATGATTTTTAATTTGTTTCCGCTAGGGGGAAAATGGATAGAGGTATTGAGTCCCTACGGGCAGCATTACGCTGATTTTAAGACTAATTTACCTCATCGTCAGGTAATTGCTGAAATCAGGCAAACAGAACCTTATTTACGCTCTACAGTGGGCGTTTTGCCTTCTACTGCCCAAATCAATCAACATAACTTTAATTATTTTGGGGCTTTAGAGCATTTTCAAGTTTACGCTCGTCAAGTAGGAACTAGAAAAAACCAAGTTAGACAAGATGGGCGCTCTATTGACTGGTTTTTGACCAAAACTGGCGATCAAGGTTCAATTTCCGATACTCAAACCCTAATAGCAAAAGAAGTGGAGACTTCGCCAGAGTTGCAATTACAAAAAAGCTGGCGTTTACCTGATAACAGTAGTTTGCAGCTTTATCATCGCCGCTTACCAAAAGTAAAAGTAGAACCGATGGGAGCAAAAATAGATAAAGTAGAGTTGCAAGTCACTGTACCTAGTAGTGCGCCGCCTGGTGTAACGATTCCAGTAACTTATCAGTGGAGTGGTGACTGGAAAAAGTTAAAATCGGGGCTAGTATTGCTCAATTGGCATCAAATCAATACTAATCAAATAAGCTGGCTAAATGATCGCGCCATTGGTTTGGGTAACTTATATAGCCTGATCGACAGTGATAACAGTTTTAAAGTAACTGAAACTAGCGCTATGTTACCGCCAAAAAATACGCCCCCAGGAATCTATACTTTAACTGCCACTTATTTAAACAAGGATTCAGGCGAAAGTTATCTTTTGCCTTCTTTACCAGTAAGCTTAGAAATCAACCCCCTAAGCGCCCCTACAGCAGCCCCAGAATTAGATTTAATTACTCAATTACAGGTCTTGGCGGCGACATTATCTCAAGGAACTCCGGCGCTAGAACATCTGTTTGCAGAAGTTGCGCGAATTAATCAGTACGATCCTACTCAAGACTACTTGCAGCAAATAATATTAGCTATGCAATATCGCTTAAAATCACCCCAGAAAGATCCCCATTGGGCTTATGCTTTAGCTTTAGCAGCAGCCTTGAAAAGAGATGTAAATGGGGCAATTGCAGCTTTTGAGCAAGTAACAAATTTAGACTCCCAAAATCCCTACGCCTACGCTTATCTGGCGTTTGTCCGTCTCTACAACTTTCAACCCTATTTAGCGGAAAAAGCTGTACTTAAAGCAATTTCTCTCAATTCCAAATTGCCCGAACTTCATGCCCTTCATACTATTGCGGCGCTGATGCAAGGAAAACTTTTTCCCGCTTGGGACTATTTTCAACAATACAAAGCCAACACTGCTAATTTAGGTAGCGCATTAAAATAG
- the rsfS gene encoding ribosome silencing factor has protein sequence MTDHSQINLQSQSTLVATNTRPAAQSPAESRELALIAAAAAADRKAADMIVLGVAEVSFLADYFVLVTGYSKAQVRAISQSIEDQVEEQLNRLPIRTEGQAEGSWVLKDYGDVMVHIMMPKEREYYNLEAFWGHARRVDLPDNIENPPRELEE, from the coding sequence ATGACAGATCATTCCCAAATTAATTTACAATCTCAGTCTACACTTGTTGCTACAAATACCCGCCCTGCTGCCCAAAGCCCCGCAGAAAGCCGAGAATTAGCGTTAATAGCTGCTGCCGCCGCCGCCGATCGCAAAGCGGCAGATATGATAGTGTTAGGGGTCGCTGAAGTCTCTTTTTTAGCTGATTATTTTGTTTTAGTTACAGGCTATTCTAAAGCCCAAGTAAGAGCGATATCCCAATCCATCGAAGACCAAGTAGAAGAACAATTAAACCGCCTCCCCATCCGCACCGAAGGACAAGCTGAGGGAAGTTGGGTACTAAAAGACTACGGCGATGTCATGGTGCATATCATGATGCCCAAAGAAAGAGAATATTACAATTTAGAAGCATTTTGGGGTCACGCACGGAGAGTTGACTTGCCCGATAACATTGAAAATCCTCCCAGGGAGTTAGAAGAATGA